From the Hylaeus volcanicus isolate JK05 chromosome 4, UHH_iyHylVolc1.0_haploid, whole genome shotgun sequence genome, one window contains:
- the LOC128874638 gene encoding transmembrane reductase CYB561D2-like produces the protein MSDPPTGKGPPSVVTMVFSTLTHVLLLAPVIYILTVAFQNYSFFSWHPICMSLGVALLMAEAVFSISGEAYIGHKISRVNRVTMHWILHTAGLTLVLIGLIIIVANKVNHNRPHFSSPHSILGLISIILAFLVAGFGIVTNNPKWLYPRFRPVLLKIMHAFGGIAITVLLFASVITGTYKWSPIAETGRSLVFASLFIAGFFILVKPVLGAVSRSKVVFGPPPTTT, from the exons ATGTCTGACCCACCAACAGGCAAGGGCCCACCGAGCGTTGTGACCATGGTGTTTTCAACCCTCACTCACGTTCTTCTACTAGCGCCAGTGATATACATACTAACAGTGGCGTTTCAAAATTACTCATTCTTCTCCTGGCATCCTATCTGCATGAGCCTCGGA GTGGCTCTTCTGATGGCAGAGGCAGTCTTCAGCATCTCTGGCGAGGCGTACATCGGTCACAAGATCTCGAGAGTGAACAGGGTGACGATGCACTGGATCCTGCACACAGCAGGCCTGACCCTCGTGCTGATCGGTTTGATCATTATCGTGGCGAACAAGGTCAACCACAACAGACCCCATTTCTCCAGCCCGCACTCGATCCTGGGCCTGATCAGCATCATCCTGGCGTTCCTGGTCGCTGGCTTCGGGATCGTCACGAACAACCCCAAATGGCTTTACCCGAGATTCAGGCCAGTCCTTCTGAAGATCATGCACGCGTTCGGTGGCATCGCCATTACCGTACTACTGTTTGCCTCTGTGATCACTGGCACCTACAAATGGTCGCCTATCGCCGAAACTGGGAGGAGCCTGGTCTTTGCGTCGCTGTTCATCGCTGGTTTCTTCATCTTGGTGAAGCCAGTACTTGGCGCTGTTTCCAGGAGCAAGGTCGTTTTTGGCCCACCACCAACCACCACGTAA